A genomic stretch from Hemicordylus capensis ecotype Gifberg chromosome 5, rHemCap1.1.pri, whole genome shotgun sequence includes:
- the LLPH gene encoding protein LLP homolog: MAKSIRSKWKRKMRAEKRKKNAPKELARLQSILKINGDVQMDEVKEIATVVPAEKVKEKKTQDEGSKMDMDTKRNQKTLLDQHGQYPVWMNPRQRKKLKRKRVKGKNKSKVPKGLAW; encoded by the exons atggcaaaaagCATAAGGAGCAAATGGAAGAGAAAGATGCGGGcggagaagaggaagaaaaatgcccCCAAGGAACTTGCCAGACTGCAGAGCATCCTGAAAATAAATGGTGATGTTCAAATGGATGAAGTGAAAGAGATAGCAACTGTCGTTCCTGCTGAGAAAGTCAAAGAGAAAAAGACTCAGGATG aggGGAGTAAGATGGACATGGATACCAAAAGAAATCAGAAGACACTTCTAGATCAACACGGACAATATCCAGTGTGGATGAATCCCAGGCAAAGGAAGAAGCTTAAGAGAAAGCGTGTCAAAGGGAAAAATAAGTCGAAAGTACCAAAGGGATTGGCATGGTAG